A genomic region of Colletes latitarsis isolate SP2378_abdomen chromosome 7, iyColLati1, whole genome shotgun sequence contains the following coding sequences:
- the Frmd5 gene encoding FERM domain containing isoform X4, with protein MLKFGSKSDVTVVHRATIRLLDDAEIIHCDFQPQHKGRYILEYVCKQLNIMETDYFGLRYADHCRQRHWLDLAKTAIKQVKDMDPILFSFRVKFYPPDPLRLKEEISRYQVYQQLKRDLLHGRLYCNPDEAALLAACIVQSELGDYDPEIHEGNYISAHKLLLKQTETIEEKAMELHQTQLKGFTGEQAETHFLRLASQLDTYAVDPHSVKDQKGVQLYLGINHCGILTFQGSRKTHHFRWPEVQKINYEGKMFIVHLTISEDVRTKKKHTVGFKCPTGSNCRHVWRCAIEQMLFFTLPRASDAPVVSGGSIFSWGTKFKYTGRTEKEVLEEMSPLEKDEPPVPRCPTSCLRRKASSVPATPSTPSQDLVEIRYSSLPRSCHSAGLDGTGMSEGSSGVPFSSPYCPDNTLPLLETVSEDQEIHARRNNVGQHEGDTNDYYFRDSFDHSSSESQLLDATGKPHSRSVTPVPQMQKLQNSKLCLHQQQQPNRRVDGKLRHKSLQIVRLFVPAFVLAITVLFIVLVLVFETDTMLFNSLRKTPEMVALRNQYYVPIKEFLRTKLGLF; from the exons ATGTTGAAATTTGGCAGCAAGAGTGACGTTACGGTGGTGCATCGCGCCACTATTCGACTTTTAGACGACGCCGAAATTATCCACTGCGACTTTCAG CCTCAGCACAAGGGAAGGTATATCCTGGAATATGTATGCAAACAACTTAACATCATGGAAACGGATTATTTTGGACTTCGTTACGCGGATCACTGCAGACAAAGA CATTGGTTAGACTTGGCTAAAACGGCGATCAAGCAAGTGAAAG ACATGGACCCGATTCTCTTTAGTTTTCGTGTGAAATTCTACCCACCGGATCCTCTAAGGCTGAAAGAAGAaatatctagatatcaagtttaTCAGCAACTCAAGAGGGATCTTCTGCATGGACGACTATATTGCAATCCAGACGAAGCAGCGTTGCTAGCGGCGTGCATCGTGCAAA GTGAACTGGGGGATTACGATCCTGAAATCCACGAAGGGAACTACATTTCCGCGCACAAGTTGCTACTTAAACAAACGGAGACTATCGAAGAAAAAGCTATGGAACTGCATCAAACACAGTTAAAAGGGTTCACGGGGGAGCAAGCGGAGACACACTTCCTTAGGTTAGCTTCACAATTGGATACGTACGCCGTTGACCCACATTCTGTTAAG GACCAGAAAGGCGTGCAACTTTATCTTGGTATTAATCACTGTGGAATTCTAACGTTTCAAGGATCTCGAAAAACACATCATTTCCGCTGGCCGGAGGTTCAGAAAATCAACTACGAAGGAAAAATGTTTATTGTGCATTTAACGATAAGTGAG GACGTGAGAACGAAG AAAAAGCACACTGTTGGGTTTAAGTGTCCCACGGGGTCTAACTGTCGTCACGTATGGAGGTGCGCCATCGAACAAATGTTATTTTTCAC ATTACCCAGAGCGTCGGACGCGCCGGTTGTAAGCGGCGGCTCTATATTCTCATGGGGCACGAAGTTTAAGTACACCGGAAGAACGGAGAAAGAGGTGTTGGAAGAGATGAGTCCGCTCGAGAAAGACGAGCCACCTGTACCGCGGTGTCCAACGTCGTGTCTTAGAAGAAAAGCTAGCAGCGTGCCAGCCACTCCGAGCACTCCGAGTCAAGATCTCGTTGAAATAA GATATTCCAGTCTGCCACGGAGCTGTCACAGCGCAGGTTTGGATGGCACTGGAATGTCAGAGGGCAGTTCAGGAGTTCCGTTCAGTTCGCCTTACTGTCCAGATAATACTCTACCGCTCCTGGAAACCGTTTCGGAGGACCAAGAAATTCATGCCAGGAGAAACAACG TCGGCCAACACGAGGGCGATACAAATGACTATTACTTCAGGGATTCCTTCGATCATTCCTCGTCCGAAAGTCAACTATTGGATGCAACAGGTAAACCGCACAGTCGGTCGGTGACGCCGGTACCGCAGATGCAGAAACTTCAAAATTCGAAACTCTGCCTTCATCAGCAACAGCAACCCAATCGCCGAGTGGACGGCAAATTGAGACACAAGAGTTTGCAAATAGTGAGGCTTTTTGTTCCAGCGTTTGTGCTCGCGATCACAGTTTTGTTCATTGTGCTCGTCCTGGTGTTCGAAACAGACACGATGCTTTTTAACAGCCTGCGTAAGACGCCAGAAATGGTGGCCTTAAGGAACCAATATTATGTCCCCATCAAGGAGTTCCTGAGGACGAAGCTCGGCCTATTCTGA
- the Frmd5 gene encoding FERM domain containing isoform X3, protein MLKFGSKSDVTVVHRATIRLLDDAEIIHCDFQPQHKGRYILEYVCKQLNIMETDYFGLRYADHCRQRHWLDLAKTAIKQVKDMDPILFSFRVKFYPPDPLRLKEEISRYQVYQQLKRDLLHGRLYCNPDEAALLAACIVQSELGDYDPEIHEGNYISAHKLLLKQTETIEEKAMELHQTQLKGFTGEQAETHFLRLASQLDTYAVDPHSVKDQKGVQLYLGINHCGILTFQGSRKTHHFRWPEVQKINYEGKMFIVHLTISEKKHTVGFKCPTGSNCRHVWRCAIEQMLFFTLPRASDAPVVSGGSIFSWGTKFKYTGRTEKEVLEEMSPLEKDEPPVPRCPTSCLRRKASSVPATPSTPSQDLVEIRYSSLPRSCHSAGLDGTGMSEGSSGVPFSSPYCPDNTLPLLETVSEDQEIHARRNNAVDEKDTHVNATHNTATATASTITTTSNTTTNRAKVRLKFPMSTLNRPQLLYSQKIVISSEELAGRDIDNVVRQYINTLEKKQKVVRSTALIIKSSKISTEALKAGKGIANETYVFPTADSGTIITTVVDGCFDSSADQTVLRGSKEQVSMPDRRENEILWRGLSITTKTANGCVTSARTDLEAIRNGVEATKRQEGTVGQHEGDTNDYYFRDSFDHSSSESQLLDATGKPHSRSVTPVPQMQKLQNSKLCLHQQQQPNRRVDGKLRHKSLQIVRLFVPAFVLAITVLFIVLVLVFETDTMLFNSLRKTPEMVALRNQYYVPIKEFLRTKLGLF, encoded by the exons ATGTTGAAATTTGGCAGCAAGAGTGACGTTACGGTGGTGCATCGCGCCACTATTCGACTTTTAGACGACGCCGAAATTATCCACTGCGACTTTCAG CCTCAGCACAAGGGAAGGTATATCCTGGAATATGTATGCAAACAACTTAACATCATGGAAACGGATTATTTTGGACTTCGTTACGCGGATCACTGCAGACAAAGA CATTGGTTAGACTTGGCTAAAACGGCGATCAAGCAAGTGAAAG ACATGGACCCGATTCTCTTTAGTTTTCGTGTGAAATTCTACCCACCGGATCCTCTAAGGCTGAAAGAAGAaatatctagatatcaagtttaTCAGCAACTCAAGAGGGATCTTCTGCATGGACGACTATATTGCAATCCAGACGAAGCAGCGTTGCTAGCGGCGTGCATCGTGCAAA GTGAACTGGGGGATTACGATCCTGAAATCCACGAAGGGAACTACATTTCCGCGCACAAGTTGCTACTTAAACAAACGGAGACTATCGAAGAAAAAGCTATGGAACTGCATCAAACACAGTTAAAAGGGTTCACGGGGGAGCAAGCGGAGACACACTTCCTTAGGTTAGCTTCACAATTGGATACGTACGCCGTTGACCCACATTCTGTTAAG GACCAGAAAGGCGTGCAACTTTATCTTGGTATTAATCACTGTGGAATTCTAACGTTTCAAGGATCTCGAAAAACACATCATTTCCGCTGGCCGGAGGTTCAGAAAATCAACTACGAAGGAAAAATGTTTATTGTGCATTTAACGATAAGTGAG AAAAAGCACACTGTTGGGTTTAAGTGTCCCACGGGGTCTAACTGTCGTCACGTATGGAGGTGCGCCATCGAACAAATGTTATTTTTCAC ATTACCCAGAGCGTCGGACGCGCCGGTTGTAAGCGGCGGCTCTATATTCTCATGGGGCACGAAGTTTAAGTACACCGGAAGAACGGAGAAAGAGGTGTTGGAAGAGATGAGTCCGCTCGAGAAAGACGAGCCACCTGTACCGCGGTGTCCAACGTCGTGTCTTAGAAGAAAAGCTAGCAGCGTGCCAGCCACTCCGAGCACTCCGAGTCAAGATCTCGTTGAAATAA GATATTCCAGTCTGCCACGGAGCTGTCACAGCGCAGGTTTGGATGGCACTGGAATGTCAGAGGGCAGTTCAGGAGTTCCGTTCAGTTCGCCTTACTGTCCAGATAATACTCTACCGCTCCTGGAAACCGTTTCGGAGGACCAAGAAATTCATGCCAGGAGAAACAACG CCGTAGACGAAAAAGATACGCATGTGAATGCTACCCACAACACCGCCACCGCCACCGCGTCCACCATTACCACCACCTCCAACACCACCACAAATCGTGCGAAAGTTAGACTGAAATTTCCAATGAGCACGCTGAACCGACCGCAGCTATTGTACAGTCAAAAAATAGTAATAAGCTCGGAGGAATTAGCTGGCCGTGACATCGATAACGTCGTCAGACAGTATATAAACACGCTCGAAAAGAAACAGAAAGTGGTCAGATCGACCGCCCTGATAATAAAGAGTTCAAAAATATCAACGGAAGCGTTGAAAGCCGGTAAAGGGATCGCAAACGAGACATATGTATTCCCCACTGCCGATTCAGGAACGATCATCACAACGGTGGTAGACGGTTGTTTCGATTCTAGCGCCGATCAGACGGTTTTGCGCGGGTCCAAGGAGCAGGTAAGCATGCCCGATCGTCGAGAGAACGAGATTTTATGGCGCGGCTTGTCTATCACGACGAAAACAGCTAACGGTTGCGTTACATCGGCAAGAACCGACCTCGAAGCCATTAGAAACGGAGTCGAAGCCACGAAACGTCAAGAAGGTACAG TCGGCCAACACGAGGGCGATACAAATGACTATTACTTCAGGGATTCCTTCGATCATTCCTCGTCCGAAAGTCAACTATTGGATGCAACAGGTAAACCGCACAGTCGGTCGGTGACGCCGGTACCGCAGATGCAGAAACTTCAAAATTCGAAACTCTGCCTTCATCAGCAACAGCAACCCAATCGCCGAGTGGACGGCAAATTGAGACACAAGAGTTTGCAAATAGTGAGGCTTTTTGTTCCAGCGTTTGTGCTCGCGATCACAGTTTTGTTCATTGTGCTCGTCCTGGTGTTCGAAACAGACACGATGCTTTTTAACAGCCTGCGTAAGACGCCAGAAATGGTGGCCTTAAGGAACCAATATTATGTCCCCATCAAGGAGTTCCTGAGGACGAAGCTCGGCCTATTCTGA
- the Frmd5 gene encoding FERM domain containing isoform X2, translated as MLKFGSKSDVTVVHRATIRLLDDAEIIHCDFQPQHKGRYILEYVCKQLNIMETDYFGLRYADHCRQRHWLDLAKTAIKQVKDMDPILFSFRVKFYPPDPLRLKEEISRYQVYQQLKRDLLHGRLYCNPDEAALLAACIVQSELGDYDPEIHEGNYISAHKLLLKQTETIEEKAMELHQTQLKGFTGEQAETHFLRLASQLDTYAVDPHSVKDQKGVQLYLGINHCGILTFQGSRKTHHFRWPEVQKINYEGKMFIVHLTISEDVRTKKKHTVGFKCPTGSNCRHVWRCAIEQMLFFTLPRASDAPVVSGGSIFSWGTKFKYTGRTEKEVLEEMSPLEKDEPPVPRCPTSCLRRKASSVPATPSTPSQDLVEIRYSSLPRSCHSAGLDGTGMSEGSSGVPFSSPYCPDNTLPLLETVSEDQEIHARRNNAVDEKDTHVNATHNTATATASTITTTSNTTTNRAKVRLKFPMSTLNRPQLLYSQKIVISSEELAGRDIDNVVRQYINTLEKKQKVVRSTALIIKSSKISTEALKAGKGIANETYVFPTADSGTIITTVVDGCFDSSADQTVLRGSKEQVSMPDRRENEILWRGLSITTKTANGCVTSARTDLEAIRNGVEATKRQEVGQHEGDTNDYYFRDSFDHSSSESQLLDATGKPHSRSVTPVPQMQKLQNSKLCLHQQQQPNRRVDGKLRHKSLQIVRLFVPAFVLAITVLFIVLVLVFETDTMLFNSLRKTPEMVALRNQYYVPIKEFLRTKLGLF; from the exons ATGTTGAAATTTGGCAGCAAGAGTGACGTTACGGTGGTGCATCGCGCCACTATTCGACTTTTAGACGACGCCGAAATTATCCACTGCGACTTTCAG CCTCAGCACAAGGGAAGGTATATCCTGGAATATGTATGCAAACAACTTAACATCATGGAAACGGATTATTTTGGACTTCGTTACGCGGATCACTGCAGACAAAGA CATTGGTTAGACTTGGCTAAAACGGCGATCAAGCAAGTGAAAG ACATGGACCCGATTCTCTTTAGTTTTCGTGTGAAATTCTACCCACCGGATCCTCTAAGGCTGAAAGAAGAaatatctagatatcaagtttaTCAGCAACTCAAGAGGGATCTTCTGCATGGACGACTATATTGCAATCCAGACGAAGCAGCGTTGCTAGCGGCGTGCATCGTGCAAA GTGAACTGGGGGATTACGATCCTGAAATCCACGAAGGGAACTACATTTCCGCGCACAAGTTGCTACTTAAACAAACGGAGACTATCGAAGAAAAAGCTATGGAACTGCATCAAACACAGTTAAAAGGGTTCACGGGGGAGCAAGCGGAGACACACTTCCTTAGGTTAGCTTCACAATTGGATACGTACGCCGTTGACCCACATTCTGTTAAG GACCAGAAAGGCGTGCAACTTTATCTTGGTATTAATCACTGTGGAATTCTAACGTTTCAAGGATCTCGAAAAACACATCATTTCCGCTGGCCGGAGGTTCAGAAAATCAACTACGAAGGAAAAATGTTTATTGTGCATTTAACGATAAGTGAG GACGTGAGAACGAAG AAAAAGCACACTGTTGGGTTTAAGTGTCCCACGGGGTCTAACTGTCGTCACGTATGGAGGTGCGCCATCGAACAAATGTTATTTTTCAC ATTACCCAGAGCGTCGGACGCGCCGGTTGTAAGCGGCGGCTCTATATTCTCATGGGGCACGAAGTTTAAGTACACCGGAAGAACGGAGAAAGAGGTGTTGGAAGAGATGAGTCCGCTCGAGAAAGACGAGCCACCTGTACCGCGGTGTCCAACGTCGTGTCTTAGAAGAAAAGCTAGCAGCGTGCCAGCCACTCCGAGCACTCCGAGTCAAGATCTCGTTGAAATAA GATATTCCAGTCTGCCACGGAGCTGTCACAGCGCAGGTTTGGATGGCACTGGAATGTCAGAGGGCAGTTCAGGAGTTCCGTTCAGTTCGCCTTACTGTCCAGATAATACTCTACCGCTCCTGGAAACCGTTTCGGAGGACCAAGAAATTCATGCCAGGAGAAACAACG CCGTAGACGAAAAAGATACGCATGTGAATGCTACCCACAACACCGCCACCGCCACCGCGTCCACCATTACCACCACCTCCAACACCACCACAAATCGTGCGAAAGTTAGACTGAAATTTCCAATGAGCACGCTGAACCGACCGCAGCTATTGTACAGTCAAAAAATAGTAATAAGCTCGGAGGAATTAGCTGGCCGTGACATCGATAACGTCGTCAGACAGTATATAAACACGCTCGAAAAGAAACAGAAAGTGGTCAGATCGACCGCCCTGATAATAAAGAGTTCAAAAATATCAACGGAAGCGTTGAAAGCCGGTAAAGGGATCGCAAACGAGACATATGTATTCCCCACTGCCGATTCAGGAACGATCATCACAACGGTGGTAGACGGTTGTTTCGATTCTAGCGCCGATCAGACGGTTTTGCGCGGGTCCAAGGAGCAGGTAAGCATGCCCGATCGTCGAGAGAACGAGATTTTATGGCGCGGCTTGTCTATCACGACGAAAACAGCTAACGGTTGCGTTACATCGGCAAGAACCGACCTCGAAGCCATTAGAAACGGAGTCGAAGCCACGAAACGTCAAGAAG TCGGCCAACACGAGGGCGATACAAATGACTATTACTTCAGGGATTCCTTCGATCATTCCTCGTCCGAAAGTCAACTATTGGATGCAACAGGTAAACCGCACAGTCGGTCGGTGACGCCGGTACCGCAGATGCAGAAACTTCAAAATTCGAAACTCTGCCTTCATCAGCAACAGCAACCCAATCGCCGAGTGGACGGCAAATTGAGACACAAGAGTTTGCAAATAGTGAGGCTTTTTGTTCCAGCGTTTGTGCTCGCGATCACAGTTTTGTTCATTGTGCTCGTCCTGGTGTTCGAAACAGACACGATGCTTTTTAACAGCCTGCGTAAGACGCCAGAAATGGTGGCCTTAAGGAACCAATATTATGTCCCCATCAAGGAGTTCCTGAGGACGAAGCTCGGCCTATTCTGA
- the Frmd5 gene encoding FERM domain containing isoform X1, which yields MLKFGSKSDVTVVHRATIRLLDDAEIIHCDFQPQHKGRYILEYVCKQLNIMETDYFGLRYADHCRQRHWLDLAKTAIKQVKDMDPILFSFRVKFYPPDPLRLKEEISRYQVYQQLKRDLLHGRLYCNPDEAALLAACIVQSELGDYDPEIHEGNYISAHKLLLKQTETIEEKAMELHQTQLKGFTGEQAETHFLRLASQLDTYAVDPHSVKDQKGVQLYLGINHCGILTFQGSRKTHHFRWPEVQKINYEGKMFIVHLTISEDVRTKKKHTVGFKCPTGSNCRHVWRCAIEQMLFFTLPRASDAPVVSGGSIFSWGTKFKYTGRTEKEVLEEMSPLEKDEPPVPRCPTSCLRRKASSVPATPSTPSQDLVEIRYSSLPRSCHSAGLDGTGMSEGSSGVPFSSPYCPDNTLPLLETVSEDQEIHARRNNAVDEKDTHVNATHNTATATASTITTTSNTTTNRAKVRLKFPMSTLNRPQLLYSQKIVISSEELAGRDIDNVVRQYINTLEKKQKVVRSTALIIKSSKISTEALKAGKGIANETYVFPTADSGTIITTVVDGCFDSSADQTVLRGSKEQVSMPDRRENEILWRGLSITTKTANGCVTSARTDLEAIRNGVEATKRQEGTVGQHEGDTNDYYFRDSFDHSSSESQLLDATGKPHSRSVTPVPQMQKLQNSKLCLHQQQQPNRRVDGKLRHKSLQIVRLFVPAFVLAITVLFIVLVLVFETDTMLFNSLRKTPEMVALRNQYYVPIKEFLRTKLGLF from the exons ATGTTGAAATTTGGCAGCAAGAGTGACGTTACGGTGGTGCATCGCGCCACTATTCGACTTTTAGACGACGCCGAAATTATCCACTGCGACTTTCAG CCTCAGCACAAGGGAAGGTATATCCTGGAATATGTATGCAAACAACTTAACATCATGGAAACGGATTATTTTGGACTTCGTTACGCGGATCACTGCAGACAAAGA CATTGGTTAGACTTGGCTAAAACGGCGATCAAGCAAGTGAAAG ACATGGACCCGATTCTCTTTAGTTTTCGTGTGAAATTCTACCCACCGGATCCTCTAAGGCTGAAAGAAGAaatatctagatatcaagtttaTCAGCAACTCAAGAGGGATCTTCTGCATGGACGACTATATTGCAATCCAGACGAAGCAGCGTTGCTAGCGGCGTGCATCGTGCAAA GTGAACTGGGGGATTACGATCCTGAAATCCACGAAGGGAACTACATTTCCGCGCACAAGTTGCTACTTAAACAAACGGAGACTATCGAAGAAAAAGCTATGGAACTGCATCAAACACAGTTAAAAGGGTTCACGGGGGAGCAAGCGGAGACACACTTCCTTAGGTTAGCTTCACAATTGGATACGTACGCCGTTGACCCACATTCTGTTAAG GACCAGAAAGGCGTGCAACTTTATCTTGGTATTAATCACTGTGGAATTCTAACGTTTCAAGGATCTCGAAAAACACATCATTTCCGCTGGCCGGAGGTTCAGAAAATCAACTACGAAGGAAAAATGTTTATTGTGCATTTAACGATAAGTGAG GACGTGAGAACGAAG AAAAAGCACACTGTTGGGTTTAAGTGTCCCACGGGGTCTAACTGTCGTCACGTATGGAGGTGCGCCATCGAACAAATGTTATTTTTCAC ATTACCCAGAGCGTCGGACGCGCCGGTTGTAAGCGGCGGCTCTATATTCTCATGGGGCACGAAGTTTAAGTACACCGGAAGAACGGAGAAAGAGGTGTTGGAAGAGATGAGTCCGCTCGAGAAAGACGAGCCACCTGTACCGCGGTGTCCAACGTCGTGTCTTAGAAGAAAAGCTAGCAGCGTGCCAGCCACTCCGAGCACTCCGAGTCAAGATCTCGTTGAAATAA GATATTCCAGTCTGCCACGGAGCTGTCACAGCGCAGGTTTGGATGGCACTGGAATGTCAGAGGGCAGTTCAGGAGTTCCGTTCAGTTCGCCTTACTGTCCAGATAATACTCTACCGCTCCTGGAAACCGTTTCGGAGGACCAAGAAATTCATGCCAGGAGAAACAACG CCGTAGACGAAAAAGATACGCATGTGAATGCTACCCACAACACCGCCACCGCCACCGCGTCCACCATTACCACCACCTCCAACACCACCACAAATCGTGCGAAAGTTAGACTGAAATTTCCAATGAGCACGCTGAACCGACCGCAGCTATTGTACAGTCAAAAAATAGTAATAAGCTCGGAGGAATTAGCTGGCCGTGACATCGATAACGTCGTCAGACAGTATATAAACACGCTCGAAAAGAAACAGAAAGTGGTCAGATCGACCGCCCTGATAATAAAGAGTTCAAAAATATCAACGGAAGCGTTGAAAGCCGGTAAAGGGATCGCAAACGAGACATATGTATTCCCCACTGCCGATTCAGGAACGATCATCACAACGGTGGTAGACGGTTGTTTCGATTCTAGCGCCGATCAGACGGTTTTGCGCGGGTCCAAGGAGCAGGTAAGCATGCCCGATCGTCGAGAGAACGAGATTTTATGGCGCGGCTTGTCTATCACGACGAAAACAGCTAACGGTTGCGTTACATCGGCAAGAACCGACCTCGAAGCCATTAGAAACGGAGTCGAAGCCACGAAACGTCAAGAAGGTACAG TCGGCCAACACGAGGGCGATACAAATGACTATTACTTCAGGGATTCCTTCGATCATTCCTCGTCCGAAAGTCAACTATTGGATGCAACAGGTAAACCGCACAGTCGGTCGGTGACGCCGGTACCGCAGATGCAGAAACTTCAAAATTCGAAACTCTGCCTTCATCAGCAACAGCAACCCAATCGCCGAGTGGACGGCAAATTGAGACACAAGAGTTTGCAAATAGTGAGGCTTTTTGTTCCAGCGTTTGTGCTCGCGATCACAGTTTTGTTCATTGTGCTCGTCCTGGTGTTCGAAACAGACACGATGCTTTTTAACAGCCTGCGTAAGACGCCAGAAATGGTGGCCTTAAGGAACCAATATTATGTCCCCATCAAGGAGTTCCTGAGGACGAAGCTCGGCCTATTCTGA